CCTTCATCGCAGTGTGTGTTTCTGTCCGGAGCGATTTCCAGAAAGCCCAggcgccccacccccaccttcctcctctaGACCCTCTTCTCAGTCCCCGGGTCCGCTCTCTCTACTGGCGCCGCCAGCTCCTGGGGGACCTCCAAAGCCCCGCGtgtcgccgccgccgcctgccACCAGGGGGGTAGCCCGGGGCCTTTCCGGAGTCGCCCGGACCCGAGAGGCTGTTGCACTGGGTACGGGGGCCGGGAGGCGGGCGACGGCcgcggagggggcggggccgggcgtGCGGGGATCTGCGCGCGGGGCGGGAAGGGCGGCCCCGCGGGCTCCCAGCGGGCTCTGCCCACTACTCGCGTAGAGGCTCGGAGGCCGGGCCACGGGTGGACCCCGGGGGAGCGCTAGGACCTAGAAAGATCTGGGGGTGGATGGGCGTGGACTAGAGCCTGGAGGTAGCCGGCCAGGGAAGTGGCAGAGGTGTTCAGGGAGGTGGCCAGCGCGGGTTGGTACCGGGGGTCCTAACGTGGCAGTCCGTATGAGAAGGCTTGGGTGTGTATAGCGGGGTACACAGGCTTCTGGGTGCAGTGTGTAAGGTCAGGAGCAGTAGTGTAAGGTCTGGAGATCTGTTGGGTGGGGCCTCCAGACATCCTGCGGGGTGGCCAGAAGGGCTCCCAGTGACCTGAGGAGGGCACAAAAGGTTAAGACAGAGCGAGGTCCTGGTTGTGTTTAGCCATGCAGAGATCCTGTGCCTACAGTGGATGGTGGAACAGAGGATAGGAGGGGTTTCCCGAGGGAGACCTTAGGAACCTTACAGATACAATAGTCAAGAGGCCAGGGCACCAAGACTGGAGGAGAGATGGAGGATGATGGATACAAAAGTTTTGGGCAGGGTCCACAGAAGGGAAGGAATAGAGCCGTGGGGCCAGGCTTCCCTCCTGTGTGTAAcctccccctctctcccatcCACCAGGCCTCAGCCACCCTCCGGATGCTGGTGCTGCCGCCCCCTTGCCCCCAGCCCCTCGTGCTGCCCTCCGCTGAGGCCATGGAGGCCCCTCCCCCTCGGACAGGCCGGTCCCCAGAACCCGGACCTTCCTCCTCTACAGGATCTCCCCAGACCTCGTCCCCTCCAAGACCCAACCATTACCTGCTCATTGACACCCAGGGCGTCCCGTACACCGTGCTGGTGGACGAGGAGACTCAGAGGCAGCCCGGGGCCGATGGGGCTTCACctcagaaaaagtgctacagctGTCCCGTGTGCTCTCGGGTCTTCGAGTACATGTCGTACCTCCAGCGACACAGCATCACCCACTCGGAGGTGAAGCCCTTCGAGTGTGACACCTGCGGGAAGGCATTCAAGCGGGCTAGTCACCTGGCGCGGCACCACTCCATTCACCGGGCTGGCGGTGGGCGGCCCCATGGCTGCCCGCTTTGCCCTCGTCGCTTCCGCGAGGCGGGTGAGCTGGCCCAGCACAGCCGGGTCCACTCGGGGGAGCGACCGTTTCAGTGCCCGCACTGTCCCCGCCGATTTATGGAGCAGAACACGCTGCAGAAGCACACTCGGTGGAAGCATCCGTGAGCAGGGTACCTCAGGTACCATGGGATCTGAGGGAGCCTGGACTCCTGTTGTCCTCCGACACCCCGTGAGCACCTGAGGCTGGGTTGTGGGGCCCGGACACAAACACAGACCCACCTCTTGTGGAGGCCGAGCCCTGCTGAAGCAGGAGCTCACAAATAACCTTCAGGTCCCTGTGTTTTGGAGATAAGATGGGAACAAGACCTCACATTCAGAGTGGAGTCCTCTAGCCTCAGGACACCAGCTATTCCACgactggggttggggtggggagcacTAGGTGTGCAAATTCTCTGGCCTGAAAACGGGGTTGGGGGCCATCAGGAACTGGCACCATCTTCCTGAGGCTTCCATGCTGATGTTGGGGGCAGGGTCCCCAGACCTGCTTCCCACTTCCCAGCCACAGCCAGAGACTGGACACCCAATAAACCCGTTTTTCACTTTGAGCACTGGAGGCTGGTTTTGGGGGACAGCTGCTTGATCCACCTGCTGCCTAACGGGGAGACTGAACAAGTGCCTGGCCCAATGGGCCTTGGCTTGCCTGGCTGGGGACAGGGAAAGCTGGCCATCTGCACTGGGGCTAGTTCTAGCTTGGGTCCTCAGGACCTGTGTCATCTAGGCAGTTTTAAAACGTCTTTTTCAAGCCACGATCCGttgtaagaaacacattttatatggCAACCCATTGTACAGATATGCCAAATATATGTGACATAACAAATCATCTTTGCCATGTGCAGGTCactctgatatatattttttattttagcaaacgTGCCACAGAGCGATCTGTGACATTTATTTGAAAGGGTTTGTGATAGAATACTGAACTTTCCCCTCAAATGAAGTAGTGACAGTTCTGTCATTTTAAAGTTAACCATACTTAGGAGACTTGTTTTACTTAGAGTAGAAAATCATTGCTGATTCCATCCTACTGTATTTTATTCTCTGCCCATGAACCTGCAGTTAGCAAAACCCTTATCAAGGGCAGGTGTCTCTTTCCCTGGACGTTTTGACCCAGGCTGCCATTTATCTGTAATGTGAAGCAAGTAGGAGTGTGGCCATAGCTTTGTTAGTGGCACATTTAGGTTCTCCCTCTGCAGGGTTAAAGCTGTGCTTTCATCAGGGCTGGCAAAAAATTTGAGCATGGAGGCTGTCAGTGAACTGGGTGGAGAGGCAGGTGGAACTGAGCTGGAAGCGAAATAAACCCCTGCCTTCTCTATGAATTttcttgtgccaggcactgtgctgggccttTTCTTCTTCCGACCTCTTTTTGGGCGGAAGAACACACCAGCCGTCTCCCCTCTCCAGAGACGGCAAATGCCTCCGGCTGTCTGATCTCAAGTAATACTAACAGCGCCCTATGAACCCTGACTATGGCCAGGTGCTGGGCTGGGCGTTTTGCGTGTGTCATGTCATTGCATCCTCCCACTTTACAGGTaagtaaactgaggcagaggagaaGCGGCCAGGACTGGGATCTAGGTCTGAATTTCCCAAAGCCAGCTCTTGAATCACTAACACGGGAGTGGTGGGGGTTCTAGGACCCTATTTTCAGGGAGGGGTGACTCGATCCCCCAGGATCCTGGGAACCATAAACCTGGCTGAGCGGCTGCCTGTAGGAAGTgaacgggggcggggggggggtgttCGGGGGTCCACATGATCGTTTAAGGGGATTCTCCCCGTGCTTTAACTTTCCTGACTGTCTCCTACACTCCCCCGCCTCTCTCAGGCCCGATTCGGCGCTTCGCCACCCACCCGGGGAATCCCTGGAGCCACCAGTTCTCCAGGAATTAAGAATTTCGTGATgttccctgccctcgtggagggCGGGGGGGAGTGCTACAAGGGGCCATCGCGCAAGTGCGGCCCCGGCCTCAGCCGCACACGGCGGGCCTCACTTGGGGCCCAGGCTACCGGAGAAGGCGCGCGGACCAGCGGACTGGGCGAGTGTCCCTGCCCGCCCCACCACTCGCCGCCCCTGCTGGCCCGCCCGCCGGTGGGTGGGCGCTTTCCTCCGCTCCCCGAGACACTTTGCAGACGCTCCCCGGCGCCGGGCATGGGCGCCGTCACCGCCTTCGGTCCCCGGGCCAGATTCCTTGCGCGGGTGGGTGAGCGCGGGGCCCCGGCCCTTCCGATCCTGGGCACCTGCGGGCGGCGGGTGGTGGCCGCGTCTGTACCCGCGACTAGGCACATCTCCCGCTGGGAACCCCTGCCACCATCACTCCCCTTTCTACCCGCGGGACaaagggcgggggcggggggcgcatCCCCACGCGTGACCTTTCCCCGCACTGCGCACGCGCTCAGCCCCACACCACGGGGGAGGGGTTGTGCCGGCTCACGCGAGTGCAGGGCGTGACGGTGCCCGTGGGTGGGGGAGGCGCCGGTGTGTCGAGTAGACCCTCACCCCATACCTGGAAGTTGGGGCACAGTTTCCCCACGCACCTTTAACTTCTTTTGGCCTCTTTGGAGGTGACCTGTGATGAGGGTCCATTCCATTCAGGCCGGGATGTCCCCACTCTGTGAACCCCACGGGAACACAGCTCCTTCTTCCCCGAGTACCTATGTAGGAGTGCAGGAGTTTGTACCCTCAGGTGTCTTCCCTCAGTCCCGAGGGTTCTGGGTCCCCCTTCCATCAGACCCAGGAGTCTCGGCCCTCAGCACCTCCCCCCTTGGTCCTGAGTTGGGTTCCACCTCCTGGATGTCCCTAGGAGGCCATCTGTGTTCCTCCATCTGGGGTTGTTCTCTCTGTCCAGTGCCTCTGAGGCGCTTAGCTGTCCGGGTCCGCCGGAGGCCGCGCCATGAATGACCGAAACAGTCGGAGGAAGACACGTGAGgaagctgggaccctgccccacccttgGTCCACAGCCACTCTGCCCACTTCTGCCCTCtccttcccagggctgctgtggtTGGGGGCTGGTCTGAGGGGCCCGGGGACTTCCCTGGGCTGACCCCAGGCTTCTCCTCTCCAGTGAAGAAGGACGATGAGGCCTTTGAGATCTCCATCCCCTTCGACGAGTCGCCCCACCTAGACCCACAGCTCTTTTACAGTCTGAGCCCCTCTCGGGGAAACTTTGAGggtgagctgggggtggggggagtgggaagGACGCGAGTCAGCTGGGGTGCAGGGCCCTTGAGGCCTGGGGTGTGACCAGGGTCCCCCACTGTCACTAGAGCCTCCGGAGGCTGCATCCCTGATGAACAGCGTCAGGGCGCAGCTGCACATGGCCCTGGAACGGAACTCATGGCTGCAGAAGCGCATCGAggacctggaggaggagagggacttTTTGCGGTGTCAGCTGGACAAGTTCATCTCCTCTGCGCGGATGGATGCAGGTGAGGTCACCCCATGAGGCTGTCCCCTCAACCGACTCCTGGGCCCTGACACCTAGCTCTGGCTCTTTTTGGGGACACAGGACCCTTTTCACCCACACATTCTTTGGTGGCTCAATGGGGACCTGGCATCCCCATGGTGTCCTTTAACCCCGTGGTGTCTCTGGAACCCCAAGTCCAGCTTCATTCCTGCTTCTGTTGGTCGGCAGGACCCTGTGACCCATCCCTCCTGCAGAGAGGGCTTTCCTTTGCCAAATCTTTAGCCATGTTTTGGAGAATCTCGCCTCTACACTCCCTCTCTTGGTGCACAGCCCCTGACTGGCTCCCTTGCAAGCTTCCACATCCTTCTCTGTGAATTCCACTGAAAGCCAGGACGAGgagcctgtttttctttttttcctttcaatattgatGTTATTGGCGACCCCTGTGCTCTGGAACCATCTCTAGCTTGGGTTGCTGGGACATAGTGTTGTCTCCCCACAATGATCGGAACCTACCCAGGATGGTCAGGCCCAGTGGCCTCTGTACTTTCTCAACACTGGACCTCCCCCAGCCCACCTTCTGGGGGTCCTGCATAGAGCTTCAGCGCTCCCTCTTCTAGGTGGAGGCAGGCACCTGCCATTCCCAGCCTACTAGACACAGAGCCTAAGATTTCTCTCAGGCTCTCAATCCTCCACCCCAGGCCTTTCCTGCCCCTAGGGTGTCCTGAGTCCACTCTTCTGGAGGTCCTCCACTGTGGGAACCCCACATAGTCATAGATTCTCCTGAGGTCCCCGGTCTGCTCTTGGTCCATTTGGTTCGTCCTCCAGACCTCTTGCCACCAAGTTTAGGAGTCCGCTGAGCATCCTCACCCAAGCCACAACCCACAATATCCACCCCCAAATCCCAGCTTACTGTCCTATATTCAGCTATCTCTTGCAGGGACCTAATTTCCTATCTACCGGTTTTCTTGGGAGGCCTCCCTTCCTGGGGACCTGTGCGATGTGACCTCCATCCCCACCTTGCAGACACACCTCTtacttcctcctccctcctgttcCTGCAGTCAATGTGTGTTTGTTATGTCTCTCCCACCTCTCTCCAGAGGACCACTGCCGGGTGAAGCCTGGGCCCCGGCGGGTTGAGGGCGACAgccggggtggggctgggggcgagGCCTCAGACCCTGAGTCGGCAGCCTCCACGATCAGCGGAGTATCTGAAGAAGGCAGTAACGTCgacaggaagaggcagaggcagaaggGAGGCCCTAGCCGGAGGCGCTTTGGGAAGCCCAAAGCTCGGGAGAGGCAGCGGGGTGAGCTGGGGGCGCGGGGTGCAGTGTGAGAGCTCTGGGCTGAGACTTGCTGTGTCACCTCCCTTCCCTATTTGTAACAGACCAGACCTGCTGGTGGGTTCCAGCCTTCATGTGTGGTCCTGGTTCATACTGTACATTTTGGTCCACCCTCTCTAGACCTTCCCGAACATCAGTAACAAGGGGAAGGGCGATGGCTCAGGTGGCTGGCAACTCAAACCTCTGACCTGCTCTCCTGTTTGTATtttcctcctcatcctctccTCCCGGCCTTCCTTCAATTTTCCTCTCCCCTAAATCCTGTCTCCATTTCTCACATCTCTTCACCGCATTTTCCTCCCGTTTCCCGTTTTGTTCTCCTGCTCTTCCTGTATTGGGCTCCTTGGCCACATCGTCCCTGTCTGTCCCTTTGCTCTGTGTGAGCCCCTCACCGCATCTCTCTTGTCCTCACATCTGCCCTCCCATTTCTGTCCCACTTCCTCCACATTTGAATTCCCCCTGTGGATCTGTCATCTCATGTCTATCTCCACCCCCTCCAACCTCCTctatctccatttcttcatcacGTCTGTATCTTCCcatgtctgtctctctctaccGTATCTCTATCACCCCTCCTTGGCCCTGCAGTGAAGGACGCAGACGGTGTCCTCTGCCGCTACAAGAAGATCCTGGGCACCTTCCAGAAGCTGAAGAGCATGTCACGGGCCTTTGAGCACCACCGTGTGGACCGCAACACGGTGGCGCTGACCACGCCTATCGCAGAGTTGCTCATTGTTGCCCCTGAGAAGCTGGCGGAGGTGGGTGAGTTCGACCCCTCCAAGGAGCGTTTGCTGGAGTACTCGCGCCGCTGCTTCCTGGCCTTGGATGACGAGACCCTCAAGAAGGTGCAGGCCCTCAAGAAGAGCAAGCTGCTGCTTCCCATCACCTACCGTTTCAAGCGGTGATCCCGCCCACCTGGCCCGGGACCTGCCCTCCGACTcccacttcccttcccctccacctTACCTGGAACGTGGGCGAGTGTGTGCATGAGTGGTGTGCCCTCGCTAGGGCCTGGGGGTGGATGGTGTGTTCCCGCGTgtgcctctctcctctccctcctgcagacccccactcccactcctggTCCCTTCTATACAGACCTGTCCTCCTTGCCTCCCACATTCCC
The DNA window shown above is from Rhinolophus ferrumequinum isolate MPI-CBG mRhiFer1 chromosome 15, mRhiFer1_v1.p, whole genome shotgun sequence and carries:
- the LOC117035435 gene encoding uncharacterized protein LOC117035435; this encodes MARCWAGRFACVMSLHPPTLQARFGASPPTRGIPGATSSPGIKNFVMFPALVEGGGECYKGPSRKCGPGLSRTRRASLGAQATGEGARTSGLGECPCPPHHSPPLLARPPVGGRFPPLPETLCRRSPAPGMGAVTAFGPRARFLARVGERGAPALPILGTCGRRVVAASVPATRHISRWEPLPPSLPFLPAGQRAGAGGASPRVTFPRTAHALSPTPRGRGCAGSRECRA
- the ZNF581 gene encoding zinc finger protein 581 yields the protein MLVLPPPCPQPLVLPSAEAMEAPPPRTGRSPEPGPSSSTGSPQTSSPPRPNHYLLIDTQGVPYTVLVDEETQRQPGADGASPQKKCYSCPVCSRVFEYMSYLQRHSITHSEVKPFECDTCGKAFKRASHLARHHSIHRAGGGRPHGCPLCPRRFREAGELAQHSRVHSGERPFQCPHCPRRFMEQNTLQKHTRWKHP
- the CCDC106 gene encoding coiled-coil domain-containing protein 106, with product MNDRNSRRKTLKKDDEAFEISIPFDESPHLDPQLFYSLSPSRGNFEEPPEAASLMNSVRAQLHMALERNSWLQKRIEDLEEERDFLRCQLDKFISSARMDAEDHCRVKPGPRRVEGDSRGGAGGEASDPESAASTISGVSEEGSNVDRKRQRQKGGPSRRRFGKPKARERQRVKDADGVLCRYKKILGTFQKLKSMSRAFEHHRVDRNTVALTTPIAELLIVAPEKLAEVGEFDPSKERLLEYSRRCFLALDDETLKKVQALKKSKLLLPITYRFKR